The Granulicella sp. 5B5 nucleotide sequence ACGGGACCTGATCACGCAGTTTCGGCGCTCGGACAGAGAACCGTTCCCGAAATGGGGCGCGGTGGAGGGTGTCTACGAGACAACGGGCCAGCAACAGCCGCAGGTGGGCGGATTTATCATGTAGCCTCGCAGAGGCTGATGCGGGCTGGGCGGGAGGATGCGTGCAAGGGATGGCGATGCAGGAGATCGGGACGGGGCTGTGGGTTGAGCGGCTGCACGAGCTCTGGCAGCAGGCGGTTGAGGGTGGACCCTCCCTGCCGTGGGACCTGCAGGGCACCCTGCTTTGCGGCCTGGAGTTGAACCACCTGGAGACACTGCGGTACCTGCACCAGGAACGCCCTTCGTTCGAGGCGTTTAAGGCTTGGGTGTTTGCGCTGAATGGGGAGTATCTGACGGAGGCTGCACTTGAGCATTTGGATGCGGCGCTGAGCGAAGCGGAGGTCGCGTCGCCGATTGGGAGTTTGGATGATGTGTCGGGGCTGAGTGAGGATGATCTCTCCCACTGGGATGAGCATGGGTATGTGGTGGTGAAGCAGGTTGTGAGTGCGGAAGACGCAGAGGCGGCCGAGCTTGCGATCTACGCGCACCTTGAGATGGACCGCGACGATCCAGAGAGCTGGTACTCGGAGAAGCTGGGGCACACGATCTGGGTGCCGCTGCTGCGGCATCCGGTGGTGCGCGCGAACCGCTTTGCACCGCGGGTGGTGAAGGCGTTCGCGCAGTTGTGGGGGCGGGAAGATCTGTGGGCGACGGTGGACCAGACCGGGCTCAACCCGCCGGAGCGGCCGGGGTGGAGGTTTCCGGGGCCGCATCTGCACTGGGACACTACGCTGGCGGAGCCTCGGTATCTTGGGATTCAGGGCATCCTGTATCTGGCTGAGACCGAGGCGGCGCAGGGGGCGTTCTGCTGTGTGCCGGGGTTTCATAAACAGCTTGATGCTTGGCTGGAGGCGCTGCCGCAAGGGGTC carries:
- a CDS encoding phytanoyl-CoA dioxygenase family protein produces the protein MAMQEIGTGLWVERLHELWQQAVEGGPSLPWDLQGTLLCGLELNHLETLRYLHQERPSFEAFKAWVFALNGEYLTEAALEHLDAALSEAEVASPIGSLDDVSGLSEDDLSHWDEHGYVVVKQVVSAEDAEAAELAIYAHLEMDRDDPESWYSEKLGHTIWVPLLRHPVVRANRFAPRVVKAFAQLWGREDLWATVDQTGLNPPERPGWRFPGPHLHWDTTLAEPRYLGIQGILYLAETEAAQGAFCCVPGFHKQLDAWLEALPQGVDPRAEALRTLKAKPIAAGRGDLVLWHQSLPHGSSPNRATRPRVVQYMSMRPTKWAYNAEWR